The Bradyrhizobium guangxiense genomic sequence CGCTTTGCAGCGGCGCTGCTGGGTGGAGTGGCGTTGCTGACGTGGTTCGAATTACCTGCTCGATCCCAAACACCGCAGGGCGGCAGCTCACTTCCACCGGTGACCGTCGAAGCTCCCGCGCAACAATCGTCCCGCCGCTCGCCAACCAGGCGAAACGAGGTCCGGGCCCGATCGGCGTCGCGGCGCGCGCCGCAAGCTCGAACCGTCCAAACTGTCGCAGTGCGGTGGCAGCCGGGTGTCGTGCCCGCCTTTGCTGGCGGCCAGGTCGCTCAAGGCGCGCGGCTGGGAGTGCTCGGAAATACCAGCACCATGAAGTCACCGTTCAACGTGACGAGCTACACGGACCAGTTCATTCGGGACCAGCAGGCGGCAACGGGGGCGGACGCCTTGATCCTCGATCCGTCGGTGCGAAGCTCCCATCCGACGGGCGGCGTGGTGGACTCCTTCAACATCCGTGGATTCCCGATCAACGAAGGCAACAACGGCGAATTCGCCTTTGAGGGCCTTTACGGAATCGCGCCGACATATCGCATCTTCACCGATTACGTTGAGCGCATCGAAGTGCTCAAAGGTCCCTCGGCCGCGCTCTCGGGGATGGCGCCCAATGGCGGCGTCGGCGGCGTTATCAATGTCGTGCCCAAGCGCGCCGAGGAGGATTTGACCCGCTTGACCGCAAGTTACGGCTCCACCGCACGCTTCGGCGGTCACTGGGACGTTGCGAGGCGCTACGGCGATGGCAGGGAATGGGGCGTGCGGGCCACCGGGAGCGTGCGTGACGGCGACACGCCCATCAACCGCCAATCCGAAACGACGGGCGTCGGATCGCTGGCCCTCGACTATCAGGGCGAACGATTCAGATCCTGGCTCTATCTCATCGCACAGACCGATCGGTTCGATGCGCCGTCACGTCCATTTCTGATAACTCCCGGCCTGCAGGTGCCGAAGGCGCCGGACGGCAAGCTGAACGTGACCCAGCCCTGGGAATGGTCACGCATCAACGACCAATCTGCCTTGCTGCGAACCGAGTACGACGTCAGCGATCAGGTCACGCTGTTCGCGGATATCGGTGGCTCAAAGACCAATGTCGAGCGATTCTTCGGCCTTCCGACGATCGTCAATACGAGCGGCGACACGACCTCGACGCCGCAGTTCTTCGGACTCAGCATCGACCGAACCACATATGATGGTGGCGTTCGCGCCCGTTTCGATACCGGCTTCGTTCATCATTCCGTCGTCGTCCAGGCCTCGGTCTATCATGACGCACTGTACCGGCGGCTGACCAATGGCAGCCTGGTTACGTCGAACATCTACAATCCGAACGTTGCGCCGACACAGTTCGCCAACGAGATCAGCGATCGCCCGCGGCTTTCGGACAGCGAACTCACGGGGCTTTCGGTTGCCGACACCTTGTCCGTGCTCGACGAGCATGTCCTGCTGACCCTGGGTGTTCGGCGCCAGGGCATCGAGGCGCACAATTATCTCTCCAATGTCGGGACGCTGAGCTCGTCCTATGACAAGAGCGCGGTCACGCCGGTGGTCGGCCTCGTCGTCAGGCCCCTGGACAATGTCTCGTTGTACGCAAACTATGTCGAAGGTCTCGCCCGGGGCGACGTGGCTCCCCAGAACGCATCCAATTTCGGTGAAGTGCTGCAGCCCTACGTCGCCAAACAGTACGAGGCCGGCATCAAGGTTGAGTTCGGCCGGATCGCGACCACCTTCAGCGCCTTCGAGATATCGAAGGCGAGTGGCGAGTTGTCGGCCGGGCGCTTCGCTGCGACGGGCGAGCAACAGGTCCGAGGCCTCGAATTCAACGTCTACGGTGAGATCATGCCGGATGTGCGTGTGCTCGGAGGCATCTCGCTGCTGGACGGCACGCTGACGAAGACCGCCGTCGCGGCCAACGTGGGCAACACGCCAATCGGCGTGCCGAACATTCAGGCCAATATCGGGGCAGAGTGGGACCTCCCGTGGATGCGGGACCTCACCTTGAACGGAGCCGTCATCTACACCGGCAAGCAGTTCGTCGACAGCGCGAACAGGCAGCCGATTCCCGAATGGACGCGACTCGACCTCGGCGCCCGCTACACCACCGCGATCAACGGCAGGAAAACGGTCTTCCGCGCCAATATCCAGAATGTGACCGGCGAGAGTTACTGGTCCAGCGTGGCGTCGTTCGGAACGTTCTTCCTGGGAGCACCACGCACATATCTGCTGTCGATGACCGTCGACATGTGATCGCTGCGCTTGCATCTGCGTGACACGCGGCCACGCTTGTGAAGGCGCGGTCGTGGCAACCGTTGGGGCCAACGCGCCTCTGCGGACCGGTCAAGTTGACTGTCGAGGTGGATAGTCGCTTGCCAATAGCCGCGCCGCATCCTGCGCTGATGCCGCGACAGGTGTGCGGAAAATACTCCGTTAAATCAATGCGATGAGCTCCATTTTCGGGTGCCTTTCGGCCGCGTGGCCGAAACTGGCGCGGCTCTTGCTCTTTGTCAGTATGAGAGTTCTTGATAAACGTCATACTGCGGGATCGGGCGGATGGAGCAAGCGGTGAGGCGGATTTTGCGGGCGGTTGAGCCCGGGACAATGGCGCTGTTCGGGGCGCTCATCGCCGCCAACATCGCCGCGTGGGCCTGGGCCTTCGCGCTGTTCGGCCACCGGCCGACGGTGTTGGCGACCGCGCTGCTGGCTTGGGTGTTCGGTCTGCGCCATGCCGTCGATGCCGATCACATCGCCGCCATCGACAACGTGGTGCGCAAACTGATGCAGGCGGGCGGCGCCCCGCGCAGCGTCGGTCTCTATTTTGCGCTCGGGCATTCCACCGTCGTTGTGGTCGCGACCATATTGCTTGCGCTCGGCGTGGTGAGCCTTGGCGGCGACAGCCTGCTCAAGGAGATCGGCAGCCTCATCGGCACATCGGTGTCGGCGCTGTTCCTGCTCGTGATCGCGGCCATCAATCTCGTCATCTTCGTCGGCCTGTGGCGAACGGTTCGGGCCGCACGGGAGCAGGGCGTTCACGATGCCGAAGGGCTCGAGGCGCTGCTGGCCAAGCGCGGCTTCCTCGCCCGCCTGCTCGGACCGCTATTCCGCATGGTCACAAAGCCCTGGCACATGTATCCGCTCGGCTTCCTGTTTGGGCTCGGCTTCGACACGGCGACCGAGATCAGCCTGCTCAGCATCTCTGCGAGCGAAGCCGCGCGCGGCGCTTCGGTCGCAGACGTGCTGGTTTTCCCTGCACTGTTCGCATCCGGCATGGCGCTGGTCGACACGGCCGACTCCGCGCTGATGGTGAGCGCCTATCGATGGGCCTTCGTCGATCCCTTGCGAAAGCTCTGGTACAACCTCACGATCACCGGCGCGTCCGTGGCGGTCGCGCTGTTCATCGGCGGCATCGAGGCGCTCGGATTGGCCGCCGACCGGCTCGGCCTGTCCGGGACCATGTGGACGCTGGTCGACGGTCTCAACGAGTCGCTCGCCAATGTCGGTTTCGCCGTGATCGCGCTGTTTGCGATCGCATGGCTTGTCTCGGTCGTGCTTTATCGTCGCATCTTGGAGGGCAACCGGCACCGGGCCGCAACGAAAGCGCTGGAATGCGCCGATGCGACCGAAGCGGCGTGAGCCCTGTCGTGGCGGCTGCGCACTGACGGCACTCTCAGCCCTGGTGCTGCTCGCGGATGACAGTCATGCTCTCGCGCAGAACAACAGCGGCCAGCACGAATTGCCGCCCATCGAGGTCGGCGGTGACGCGACGCCAGAGCGCAAGAGGCCGGTCGGATCGCGCCGCGCCGGCAAGCCCTCCGCCGCCGGCCACCGCATCCTCGTGTATCCAGCGGCGACGCAGGCCTCGGATGCACACAGCGCCGCCTCGCGCGCAAACGGCCTGCCCGGCATGGCCAGCGAGCTCACCATCTCCGGCGCAGAGCTCAATGCCCGCCCTTTCACACGGCCGGGCGAGGCGCTCGAGGCCGTGCCGGGTCTCATCGTGACGCAGCATTCCGGCGAGGGCAAAGCCAACCAGTATTTCTTGCGCGGCTATAATCTCGACCATGGCACCGACCTTGCCATCACCGTCGACGGCATTCCCGTCAACATGCGCACCCACGCGCACGGCCAGGGCTATGCCGACCTCAACTGGCTGATCCCGGAAACTGTCACCGCGGTGGACGTGCGCAAGGGGCCGTACTTCGCCGACGAAGGCGACTTCGCCTCGGTCGGAAGCGTGCACATCGGCCTGATCGACCGCACCAGCGGGCTGGCACAGGTCACCGCCGGCAGCTTCGGCTATCGCCGCCTGCTCACCATGGACTCCGCGAAGCTGGGTGGCGGCGCGTTGCTCGTGGCCGGCGAGATCGGCACCTATAACGGCCCGTGGGACAATCCGGACAATGTGCGGAAGCTCAATGGCCTGGTGCGCTACAGCCAGGGCACCGCGACCGACGGCATGTCCGTCACCGGCATGGCCTATGCCAACAGATGGAATTCGACCGATCAGGTGCCGCTGCGTGCGATCGCCGCCGGTTTTCTCGGCCGCTTCGGCTCGGAAGATCCAAGCGATGGCGGCAACACCAACCGCTTTGCGCTCTCTGGCCGCATCGCGCAGAGCGACGACCTCGGCTCGTGGAAAGCCAACGCCTATGTGGTGAAGAGCCAGCTCGATCTCTTCAACAACTTCACCTACTTCCT encodes the following:
- a CDS encoding TonB-dependent receptor → MRRRGGGGTAARFAAALLGGVALLTWFELPARSQTPQGGSSLPPVTVEAPAQQSSRRSPTRRNEVRARSASRRAPQARTVQTVAVRWQPGVVPAFAGGQVAQGARLGVLGNTSTMKSPFNVTSYTDQFIRDQQAATGADALILDPSVRSSHPTGGVVDSFNIRGFPINEGNNGEFAFEGLYGIAPTYRIFTDYVERIEVLKGPSAALSGMAPNGGVGGVINVVPKRAEEDLTRLTASYGSTARFGGHWDVARRYGDGREWGVRATGSVRDGDTPINRQSETTGVGSLALDYQGERFRSWLYLIAQTDRFDAPSRPFLITPGLQVPKAPDGKLNVTQPWEWSRINDQSALLRTEYDVSDQVTLFADIGGSKTNVERFFGLPTIVNTSGDTTSTPQFFGLSIDRTTYDGGVRARFDTGFVHHSVVVQASVYHDALYRRLTNGSLVTSNIYNPNVAPTQFANEISDRPRLSDSELTGLSVADTLSVLDEHVLLTLGVRRQGIEAHNYLSNVGTLSSSYDKSAVTPVVGLVVRPLDNVSLYANYVEGLARGDVAPQNASNFGEVLQPYVAKQYEAGIKVEFGRIATTFSAFEISKASGELSAGRFAATGEQQVRGLEFNVYGEIMPDVRVLGGISLLDGTLTKTAVAANVGNTPIGVPNIQANIGAEWDLPWMRDLTLNGAVIYTGKQFVDSANRQPIPEWTRLDLGARYTTAINGRKTVFRANIQNVTGESYWSSVASFGTFFLGAPRTYLLSMTVDM
- a CDS encoding HoxN/HupN/NixA family nickel/cobalt transporter, whose amino-acid sequence is MALFGALIAANIAAWAWAFALFGHRPTVLATALLAWVFGLRHAVDADHIAAIDNVVRKLMQAGGAPRSVGLYFALGHSTVVVVATILLALGVVSLGGDSLLKEIGSLIGTSVSALFLLVIAAINLVIFVGLWRTVRAAREQGVHDAEGLEALLAKRGFLARLLGPLFRMVTKPWHMYPLGFLFGLGFDTATEISLLSISASEAARGASVADVLVFPALFASGMALVDTADSALMVSAYRWAFVDPLRKLWYNLTITGASVAVALFIGGIEALGLAADRLGLSGTMWTLVDGLNESLANVGFAVIALFAIAWLVSVVLYRRILEGNRHRAATKALECADATEAA